A single genomic interval of Camelina sativa cultivar DH55 chromosome 11, Cs, whole genome shotgun sequence harbors:
- the LOC104724376 gene encoding peroxidase 63-like isoform X2 yields MVKVKVKQSQLQYLTIIILLCLSSADESHLTVDFYSKSCPKFLDIVRETITNKQISTPTTAAAALRLFFHDCFPNGCDASVLVSSTAFNTAERDSSINLSLPGDGFDVVIRAKTALELACPNTVSCSDIIAVAVRDLLVTVGGPYYEISLGRRDSRTSKSSLVSDLLPLPSMQISKLIDQFSSKGFSVQEMVALSGAHTIGFSHCKEFTNRVNPNNSTGTGYNPRFADALRKACSNYKNDPTLSVFNDVMTPNKFDNMYFQNIPKGLGLLESDHGLFSDPRTRPFVELYARDQDRFFIDFAGAMQKLSLYGVLTGRQGEIRRRCDAIN; encoded by the exons ATGgtgaaagtgaaagtgaaacaATCTCAACTTCAGtatctcaccatcatcatcctcctATGCTTATCCTCCGCCGATGAATCTCATCTCACCGTCGATTTCTACTCCAAATCATGCCCTAAATTCCTCGACATAGTCCGCGAAACCATCACCAACAAACAGATCTCAACTCCAACAACCGCCGCCGCAGCTCTCCGCCTCTTCTTCCACGACTGTTTCCCCAACGGCTGCGACGCCTCCGTCCTCGTTTCCTCCACAGCTTTCAACACCGCCGAGCGCGACTCGTCAATCAATCTCTCCCTCCCCGGCGATGGTTTCGACGTCGTGATCCGCGCCAAAACAGCTCTCGAGCTCGCTTGTCCCAACACAGTCTCTTGCTCCGATATCATCGCCGTCGCCGTCCGCGATCTCCTCGTCACCGTCGGTGGACCTTACTACGAAATCTCCCTCGGCCGCCGCGATTCGCGAACGTCAAAATCGTCACTCGTCTCCGATCTCCTCCCGCTTCCGTCGATGCAGATCTCGAAGCTCATCGATCAGTTCAGCTCCAAAGGCTTCTCCGTTCAAGAGATGGTCGCTTTGAGCGGTGCTCACACCATCGGATTCTCACATTGCAAAGAGTTCACGAACCGGGTCAACCCGAATAACAGTACCGG TACCGGGTATAACCCGAGATTTGCTGATGCTTTACGAAAAGCTTGTTCGAATTACAAAAACGACCCTACGCTATCCGTCTTCAACGACGTCATGACTCCGAACAAGTTCGACAATATGTATTTCCAGAATATTCCGAAAGGTCTCGGGCTACTCGAGTCGGATCACGGGTTATTCTCCGACCCGAGAACCCGACCGTTCGTTGAGTTATACGCGAGAGACCAAGATCGATTTTTTATAGACTTTGCCGGAGCTATGCAGAAGTTGAGTCTTTACGGTGTTTTGACCGGACGGCAAGGAGAGATCCGGCGAAGGTGTGATGCGATcaattaa
- the LOC104724376 gene encoding peroxidase 63-like isoform X1, whose amino-acid sequence MVKVKVKQSQLQYLTIIILLCLSSADESHLTVDFYSKSCPKFLDIVRETITNKQISTPTTAAAALRLFFHDCFPNGCDASVLVSSTAFNTAERDSSINLSLPGDGFDVVIRAKTALELACPNTVSCSDIIAVAVRDLLVTVGGPYYEISLGRRDSRTSKSSLVSDLLPLPSMQISKLIDQFSSKGFSVQEMVALSGAHTIGFSHCKEFTNRVNPNNSTGYNPRFADALRKACSNYKNDPTLSVFNDVMTPNKFDNMYFQNIPKGLGLLESDHGLFSDPRTRPFVELYARDQDRFFIDFAGAMQKLSLYGVLTGRQGEIRRRCDAIN is encoded by the exons ATGgtgaaagtgaaagtgaaacaATCTCAACTTCAGtatctcaccatcatcatcctcctATGCTTATCCTCCGCCGATGAATCTCATCTCACCGTCGATTTCTACTCCAAATCATGCCCTAAATTCCTCGACATAGTCCGCGAAACCATCACCAACAAACAGATCTCAACTCCAACAACCGCCGCCGCAGCTCTCCGCCTCTTCTTCCACGACTGTTTCCCCAACGGCTGCGACG CCTCCGTCCTCGTTTCCTCCACAGCTTTCAACACCGCCGAGCGCGACTCGTCAATCAATCTCTCCCTCCCCGGCGATGGTTTCGACGTCGTGATCCGCGCCAAAACAGCTCTCGAGCTCGCTTGTCCCAACACAGTCTCTTGCTCCGATATCATCGCCGTCGCCGTCCGCGATCTCCTCGTCACCGTCGGTGGACCTTACTACGAAATCTCCCTCGGCCGCCGCGATTCGCGAACGTCGAAATCGTCACTCGTCTCCGATCTCCTCCCGCTTCCGTCGATGCAGATCTCGAAGCTCATCGATCAGTTCAGCTCCAAAGGCTTCTCCGTTCAAGAGATGGTCGCTTTGAGCGGTGCTCACACCATCGGATTCTCACATTGCAAAGAGTTCACTAACCGGGTCAACCCGAATAACAGTACCGGGTATAACCCGAGATTTGCTGATGCTTTACGAAAAGCTTGTTCGAATTACAAAAACGACCCTACGCTATCCGTCTTCAACGACGTCATGACTCCGAACAAGTTCGACAATATGTATTTCCAGAATATTCCGAAAGGTCTCGGGCTACTCGAGTCGGATCACGGGTTATTCTCCGACCCGAGAACCCGACCGTTCGTTGAGTTATACGCGAGAGACCAAGATCGATTTTTTATAGACTTTGCCGGAGCTATGCAGAAGTTGAGTCTTTACGGTGTTTTGACCGGACGGCAAGGAGAGATCCGGCGAAGGTGTGATGCGATcaattaa
- the LOC104724376 gene encoding peroxidase 63-like isoform X3, with amino-acid sequence MVKVKVKQSQLQYLTIIILLCLSSADESHLTVDFYSKSCPKFLDIVRETITNKQISTPTTAAAALRLFFHDCFPNGCDASVLVSSTAFNTAERDSSINLSLPGDGFDVVIRAKTALELACPNTVSCSDIIAVAVRDLLVTVGGPYYEISLGRRDSRTSKSSLVSDLLPLPSMQISKLIDQFSSKGFSVQEMVALSGAHTIGFSHCKEFTNRVNPNNSTGYNPRFADALRKACSNYKNDPTLSVFNDVMTPNKFDNMYFQNIPKGLGLLESDHGLFSDPRTRPFVELYARDQDRFFIDFAGAMQKLSLYGVLTGRQGEIRRRCDAIN; translated from the exons ATGgtgaaagtgaaagtgaaacaATCTCAACTTCAGtatctcaccatcatcatcctcctATGCTTATCCTCCGCCGATGAATCTCATCTCACCGTCGATTTCTACTCCAAATCATGCCCTAAATTCCTCGACATAGTCCGCGAAACCATCACCAACAAACAGATCTCAACTCCAACAACCGCCGCCGCAGCTCTCCGCCTCTTCTTCCACGACTGTTTCCCCAACGGCTGCGACGCCTCCGTCCTCGTTTCCTCCACAGCTTTCAACACCGCCGAGCGCGACTCGTCAATCAATCTCTCCCTCCCCGGCGATGGTTTCGACGTCGTGATCCGCGCCAAAACAGCTCTCGAGCTCGCTTGTCCCAACACAGTCTCTTGCTCCGATATCATCGCCGTCGCCGTCCGCGATCTCCTCGTCACCGTCGGTGGACCTTACTACGAAATCTCCCTCGGCCGCCGCGATTCGCGAACGTCAAAATCGTCACTCGTCTCCGATCTCCTCCCGCTTCCGTCGATGCAGATCTCGAAGCTCATCGATCAGTTCAGCTCCAAAG GCTTCTCCGTTCAAGAGATGGTCGCTTTGAGCGGTGCTCACACCATCGGATTCTCACATTGCAAAGAGTTCACTAACCGGGTCAACCCGAATAACAGTACCGGGTATAACCCGAGATTTGCTGATGCTTTACGAAAAGCTTGTTCGAATTACAAAAACGACCCTACGCTATCCGTCTTCAACGACGTCATGACTCCGAACAAGTTCGACAATATGTATTTCCAGAATATTCCGAAAGGTCTCGGGCTACTCGAGTCGGATCACGGGTTATTCTCCGACCCGAGAACCCGACCGTTCGTTGAGTTATACGCGAGAGACCAAGATCGATTTTTTATAGACTTTGCCGGAGCTATGCAGAAGTTGAGTCTTTACGGTGTTTTGACCGGACGGCAAGGAGAGATCCGGCGAAGGTGTGATGCGATcaattaa